TCGATGTGCGCGAAGGTCGGGTCGGCCTTGATGCGGCGGATCATGTCGAGCTCGCCCGAGCTCTCGCCGTTGGCGGTGTCGACCACGAGCACGTCGACCCCCGCGTCGCGCAGGGCGCCGGCGCGCTCCCACGCGTCTCCGAAGAAGCCGATCGCGGCGCCGACCCGCAGGCGGCCCTCGTCGTCCTTCGTGGCATCGGGGTACTTCTCGCTCTTGTCGAAGTCCTTGACGGTGATGAGGCCGCGCAGGTGCCCGGCCTCGTCGACCAGGGGCAGCTTCTCGATCTTGTGCTGCGCGAAGATGGCGATCGCCGAGTCGGGGTCGACGCCCTCGGGCGCGGTGATCAGCGGGGCCTTCGTCATGACGTCCCGGACGAGCGTCGTCGACATCTCGAACGGCGAGACGAAGCGCATGTCGCGGTTGGTGATGATGCCGACCAGCGTGCCGTCGCCCTCGACGACCGGCAGACCCGAGACGCGGAACTGCCCGCAGAGCGCGTCGACCTCGGCCACCGTGGCGTCGGGAGTCGTCGTGACGGGGTTGGTGATCATGCCCGACTCGCTGCGCTTGACCTTGTCGACGTGCGCGGCCTGGTCGGAGATCGAGAGGTTGCGGTGGATGATGCCGATGCCGCCCTGGCGCGCCATGGCGATGGCCATGCGCGACTCGGTCACGGTGTCCATCGCGGCCGAGAGCAGCGGCACGGCGACCCGGATGCGCTTGGTGAGCTGCGACGAGGTGTCGGTCTCGCTCGGGATGACGTCGGTGCGGCCCGGAAGCAGCATGACGTCGTCGTAGGTGAGTCCGATGAATCCGAACGGGTCCGGCTGGTCCATGAGTCCCCTTCGAAGGAGCGAGATGAGGGTGGGTGGGTTGGCACCGGTTCGCCGTCGA
This genomic interval from Frigoribacterium sp. Leaf415 contains the following:
- the guaB gene encoding IMP dehydrogenase codes for the protein MDQPDPFGFIGLTYDDVMLLPGRTDVIPSETDTSSQLTKRIRVAVPLLSAAMDTVTESRMAIAMARQGGIGIIHRNLSISDQAAHVDKVKRSESGMITNPVTTTPDATVAEVDALCGQFRVSGLPVVEGDGTLVGIITNRDMRFVSPFEMSTTLVRDVMTKAPLITAPEGVDPDSAIAIFAQHKIEKLPLVDEAGHLRGLITVKDFDKSEKYPDATKDDEGRLRVGAAIGFFGDAWERAGALRDAGVDVLVVDTANGESSGELDMIRRIKADPTFAHIDVIGGNVATRSGAQALIDAGADAIKVGVGPGSICTTRVVAGVGVPQVTAVYEASLAARESGVPVIADGGLQYSGDIAKALVAGADTVMLGSLLAGCDESPGDLVFVGGKQFKNYRGMGSLGAMQTRGKNTSYSKDRYFQADVPSDDKLIPEGVEGQVPYRGALNNVVYQLSGGLRQSMFYVGGRTVAELKAKGKFVRITAAGLKESHPHDLQMVVEAPNYRR